From Desulfuromonas sp., one genomic window encodes:
- a CDS encoding cache domain-containing protein: MTFLRLPPLSIRGKLTLAAVVPLASILLLVAFGAYHLINGWIVDEAQNKVRTDLGAARALLQNEEARVADIVRLTANVPDLAVHLAFGELDHLGEELDAVRRREGLDLLVLVDAAGRALLPASAGAPLAPPAFVGRVLAGEHYAGAALLGPPQLALGGEELVRRAAIHAPARAGGSPAVLEERGLLLVGASPVAGPDGRVAGCLYGGILLNGNLPLVDRIEEIVYGPTSLANTGPGTGTGSATIFLGDLRAATTIRLSGGERAIGTRVSAEVARAVLERRETWIDRARVVDRWYLTAYEPILDASGAAIGALYVGLLEEPFNALKTRSALTLLGLLLLGCGLGYLLARVISKALCRPVLKLNAMALQVAAGKRDLEIEATTRDEIGHLTGTFNRMATALKERENDLNRLNRELEGEVAVRTRQLEEKSLELIAAQQELLRSEKLAAIGSLAAGVAHEINNPAAIIRGNVEILQMELPPGASGREEADEILKQTERISLITQNMLTFAREQSFRFDTVELNGLLAEILSQVSHQVELGRVEVIEELDLELPPISSDGPRLRQVLTNIVVNGLQAMDGEGRLTVRSRFDEREVVLAVADTGPGMDAATREKIFNPFFTTKDEGTGLGLSVSYGIVQALGGRIAVESSPGEGATFTVRIPRQPPGSGGE; the protein is encoded by the coding sequence ATGACCTTCCTCCGCCTCCCCCCCCTCTCCATCCGGGGCAAGTTGACCCTGGCGGCGGTGGTGCCGCTGGCCAGTATCCTGCTGCTGGTGGCCTTCGGCGCATACCACCTCATCAACGGCTGGATCGTCGACGAGGCCCAGAACAAGGTGCGCACCGACCTGGGCGCCGCCCGGGCGCTGCTCCAGAACGAAGAGGCGCGGGTCGCCGACATCGTCCGGCTCACCGCCAACGTCCCCGACCTGGCCGTCCACCTCGCCTTCGGGGAGCTGGACCACCTGGGAGAGGAACTCGACGCCGTGCGCCGTCGCGAGGGCCTCGATCTCCTCGTCCTCGTCGACGCCGCCGGCCGCGCCCTGCTGCCCGCATCCGCCGGGGCGCCCCTTGCGCCCCCGGCCTTCGTGGGGCGGGTGCTGGCCGGCGAGCACTACGCCGGGGCGGCCCTGCTCGGCCCTCCCCAGCTCGCCCTCGGGGGCGAGGAGCTGGTCCGGCGCGCCGCCATCCACGCCCCGGCGAGGGCCGGCGGCAGCCCGGCCGTGCTCGAAGAGCGCGGCCTGCTGCTGGTCGGCGCCAGTCCCGTCGCCGGCCCCGACGGCCGTGTCGCCGGCTGCCTCTACGGCGGCATCCTGCTCAACGGCAACCTGCCCCTGGTCGACCGGATCGAGGAGATCGTCTACGGCCCCACGTCCCTGGCGAACACCGGACCCGGGACCGGGACCGGCAGCGCCACCATCTTCCTGGGGGATCTGCGGGCGGCCACCACCATCCGACTGAGCGGCGGCGAGCGGGCGATCGGCACCCGCGTCTCGGCCGAGGTCGCCCGGGCCGTCCTCGAGCGCCGGGAGACCTGGATCGATCGGGCCCGGGTCGTCGACCGGTGGTACCTGACCGCCTACGAACCGATCCTCGACGCCTCCGGCGCAGCCATCGGCGCCCTTTACGTCGGCCTGCTCGAGGAGCCCTTCAACGCCCTCAAGACCCGCTCGGCCCTGACCCTCCTCGGCCTGCTCCTGCTCGGCTGCGGTCTCGGCTACCTGCTGGCCCGCGTCATCTCCAAGGCGCTGTGCCGCCCGGTCCTCAAGCTCAACGCCATGGCCCTGCAGGTGGCCGCCGGCAAGCGCGACCTCGAGATCGAGGCGACCACGCGCGACGAGATCGGCCACCTGACCGGCACCTTTAACCGGATGGCTACCGCCCTCAAGGAGCGGGAGAACGACCTCAACCGCCTCAACCGCGAACTGGAAGGGGAGGTGGCCGTCCGCACCCGTCAGCTCGAGGAGAAGAGCCTCGAGCTCATCGCAGCCCAGCAGGAGCTGCTGCGCAGCGAAAAGCTTGCCGCCATCGGCTCGCTGGCCGCCGGGGTCGCCCACGAGATCAACAACCCCGCCGCCATCATCCGCGGCAACGTCGAGATCCTGCAGATGGAGCTGCCCCCCGGCGCCTCCGGGCGGGAAGAGGCCGACGAGATCCTCAAGCAGACCGAGAGGATCTCCCTGATCACCCAGAACATGCTGACCTTCGCCCGCGAGCAGTCGTTCCGGTTCGACACCGTCGAGCTCAACGGCCTGCTCGCCGAGATCCTCTCCCAGGTCAGCCACCAGGTCGAGCTCGGCCGTGTCGAGGTGATCGAGGAGCTCGACCTAGAGCTGCCCCCCATCTCCAGCGACGGGCCGCGGCTGCGCCAGGTGCTGACCAACATCGTGGTCAACGGGCTGCAGGCGATGGACGGGGAGGGGAGGCTGACCGTCCGCTCGCGGTTCGACGAGCGGGAGGTCGTCCTGGCCGTCGCCGACACCGGCCCGGGGATGGACGCGGCGACCCGCGAGAAGATCTTCAACCCCTTCTTCACCACCAAGGACGAGGGGACCGGCCTTGGCCTCTCCGTCTCCTACGGGATCGTTCAGGCTCTCGGGGGGCGGATCGCCGTGGAGAGCAGTCCCGGGGAGGGGGCGACCTTCACCGTTCGCATCCCCCGCCAGCCTCCAGGCTCCGGCGGCGAATAA
- a CDS encoding sigma-54 dependent transcriptional regulator has protein sequence MGHRIIICDDEEGMRRYLTKMLGGWGYGVAAYASPLEMLRVIKEADPPGDLLLLDIKMPEMEGIEVLNRVKKALPEMPVIMMTGHGTIESAVEAMKLGAYDYMTKPFPQEKLSALVRNALEQKQLREENLQLKKELQDRQLPNAPVFVSRRFGEVYQLALRVAESHSSVLVLGESGTGKELIAAAVHYHSPRAQNRFVAINCAALSETLLESQLFGHVKGAFTGAVQAQKGLLDEADGGTLFLDEVGDVSAALQAKLLRVLQEGEFIPVGATRPRNVDVRFVAATNKDLEKEVAEGNFREDLYYRLNVIALDLPPLRERPEDLEPLAEHFLVKSAAKTGHRVRGISQEALRAMRRYHWPGNVRELENVIERGVILARDEEIGLDALPLKVSEPGQAAGTESGPVMSLRAAERIQVIRGLRQTRWHKSRTAELLGITRKTLDRKIKEFGLRPDDGEPAE, from the coding sequence ATGGGACACAGAATTATCATCTGCGACGACGAGGAGGGGATGCGCCGCTACCTCACCAAGATGCTCGGCGGCTGGGGCTACGGGGTAGCGGCCTACGCCAGCCCGCTGGAGATGCTGCGGGTCATCAAGGAGGCCGATCCCCCCGGGGACCTGCTGCTGCTCGACATCAAGATGCCGGAGATGGAGGGGATCGAGGTCCTGAACCGGGTCAAGAAGGCGCTGCCGGAGATGCCGGTGATCATGATGACCGGCCACGGCACCATCGAGTCGGCGGTCGAGGCGATGAAGCTGGGGGCCTACGACTACATGACCAAGCCCTTCCCCCAGGAGAAGCTCTCGGCCCTGGTACGCAACGCCCTGGAGCAGAAGCAGCTGCGCGAGGAGAACCTGCAGCTCAAGAAGGAGCTGCAGGACCGCCAGCTCCCCAACGCGCCGGTCTTCGTCAGCCGCCGCTTCGGCGAGGTCTACCAGCTGGCCCTGCGGGTGGCCGAGAGCCACTCGAGCGTCTTGGTCCTGGGCGAGAGCGGCACAGGCAAGGAGCTGATCGCCGCGGCGGTCCACTACCACAGCCCGCGGGCGCAGAACCGCTTCGTCGCCATCAACTGCGCCGCCCTTTCCGAGACCCTGCTCGAGAGCCAGCTCTTCGGCCACGTCAAGGGCGCCTTCACCGGGGCGGTCCAGGCGCAGAAGGGGCTGCTCGACGAGGCCGACGGCGGCACCCTCTTTCTCGACGAGGTCGGGGACGTCAGCGCCGCCCTGCAGGCCAAACTGCTGCGGGTGCTGCAGGAAGGGGAGTTCATCCCCGTCGGCGCCACCCGTCCCCGCAACGTCGACGTGCGCTTCGTCGCCGCCACCAACAAGGACCTCGAGAAGGAGGTCGCCGAGGGCAACTTCCGCGAGGATCTCTACTACCGCCTCAACGTCATCGCCCTCGATCTGCCGCCCCTGCGGGAGCGCCCCGAGGACCTCGAGCCCCTGGCCGAACACTTTCTGGTCAAGAGTGCCGCCAAGACCGGGCACCGGGTGCGGGGCATCTCCCAAGAGGCGCTCCGGGCCATGCGCCGCTACCACTGGCCCGGCAACGTGCGGGAGCTGGAAAACGTCATCGAGCGCGGCGTCATCCTCGCCCGCGACGAGGAGATCGGCCTCGACGCCCTGCCCCTGAAGGTGAGCGAACCGGGCCAGGCCGCAGGCACCGAAAGCGGCCCGGTGATGAGCCTGCGGGCGGCCGAGCGCATCCAGGTGATCCGCGGCCTTCGGCAGACCCGCTGGCACAAGAGCCGCACCGCCGAGCTGCTCGGCATCACCCGCAAGACCCTCGACCGCAAGATCAAGGAGTTCGGCCTGCGCCCCGACGACGGGGAGCCCGCCGAATGA
- the fdnG gene encoding formate dehydrogenase-N subunit alpha, with amino-acid sequence MGVSRRDFLKGGGVAAAGLALSGKPAGAADTVPGLRTKGLKTSTTICPYCAVGCGLIVHTKDGKIVNIEGDPEHPINQGSLCSKGNALFQVANNERRLTKVQYRAPGSAKWEEKSWDWAMERIAKLMKETRDRNFVKTEKIDGKEYTVNRNDGMAMIGAAALDNEECYLLGKFGRAMGVGYIEHQARIUHSATVAGLAASFGRGAMTNHWIDIQHSDVILCIGSNPAENHPISFKYVEKAMDGGAKLISVDPRYTRTSSKSDTYAQLRPGTDIAFMGGLINYVLNNDLIHKDYVVNYTNAAFLVSDDFKFDDGLFSGYDSESFRYDKETWAYQMGKDGNPLRDDSLQHPRSVYQLLKKHYARYTPEKVCEITGTAVQDYMEVARTFCSTGKAGKVATIMYAMGTTQHTHGTQNVRSYAMLQLLLGNVGLAGGGINALRGESNVQGSTDYAILYHILPCYLKVPTYDNASLSAYNEKWTPKTNDKQSANWWSNTPKYMASLLKAYWGDAATAKNDFCYDYLPKRSGNYSYIKLMERLQDGGFEGMVFMGTNPIVGGPDAGAIAKGMDNLKWLVAADLWETESSVFWKRPGVDPKTIDTEVFLLPAASSVEKEGSISNSGRWAQWRYKAVNPPGHAESDAYMLDQWVKKLKELYEKDGVFPGPITDLAWDYGDGHEPDIDLVARECNGRFTRDAVVKGKSFKKGQQVPSFAYLQADGSTTSGNWLYCNSYTEAGNMMKRRGQDDPTGMGFYHEWAWCWPVNRRVLYNRASVDLNGKPWNPEKPVISWNKLTRKWEGDVPDGGWAPMSEDGTKNPFIMIAEGYGRLFAAGLADGPFPEHYEPMESPVVNEMSSQQSNPAVATPGKIDNSGKYPYIGTTYRVSEHWQAGAMTRNLPWLVELVPDMFIEISEQLAKWKGLKNGDMVTISSERGSIEARTLVTARIKPLRVSGKMVEQVGLPWHFGFNGLATGGSANMLTTATGDANTTIPEYKAFLCNIEKGGITS; translated from the coding sequence ATGGGAGTTTCACGAAGAGATTTTCTCAAGGGGGGCGGGGTAGCCGCCGCCGGTCTGGCCCTGTCGGGCAAGCCGGCCGGGGCCGCCGACACGGTTCCCGGTCTGAGGACCAAGGGCCTGAAGACGTCGACCACGATCTGCCCCTACTGCGCCGTCGGCTGCGGGCTGATCGTGCACACCAAGGACGGCAAAATCGTCAATATCGAGGGCGACCCCGAGCATCCGATCAACCAGGGCTCCCTCTGCTCCAAGGGGAACGCCCTGTTCCAGGTGGCCAACAACGAGCGGCGCCTGACCAAGGTGCAGTACCGTGCGCCCGGCAGCGCCAAGTGGGAAGAGAAGTCGTGGGACTGGGCGATGGAGCGGATCGCCAAGCTGATGAAGGAAACCCGCGACCGCAACTTCGTCAAGACCGAAAAGATCGACGGCAAGGAGTACACCGTCAATCGCAACGACGGCATGGCCATGATCGGCGCCGCGGCGCTGGACAACGAGGAGTGCTACCTGCTCGGCAAGTTCGGCCGGGCCATGGGGGTCGGCTACATCGAACACCAGGCGCGAATCTGACACAGCGCTACCGTCGCCGGTCTGGCGGCTTCCTTCGGTCGTGGAGCAATGACCAACCACTGGATCGATATCCAGCATTCCGATGTCATCCTGTGCATCGGTTCGAACCCCGCAGAGAACCACCCGATTTCCTTCAAGTACGTGGAAAAAGCGATGGACGGCGGCGCCAAGCTGATCTCCGTCGATCCGCGCTACACCCGGACCTCGTCCAAGTCGGACACCTACGCCCAGCTGCGTCCGGGTACCGATATCGCCTTCATGGGCGGCTTGATCAATTACGTCCTGAACAACGACCTGATTCACAAGGATTACGTGGTCAACTACACCAACGCCGCCTTCCTGGTCAGTGACGACTTCAAGTTCGACGACGGCCTCTTTTCCGGCTACGACTCCGAAAGCTTCCGCTACGACAAGGAGACCTGGGCCTACCAGATGGGCAAGGACGGCAACCCCCTGCGCGACGACAGCCTGCAGCATCCGCGCTCCGTCTACCAGTTGCTGAAGAAGCACTACGCCCGCTACACCCCGGAGAAGGTCTGCGAGATCACCGGGACCGCGGTTCAGGACTACATGGAAGTGGCCCGCACCTTCTGCTCTACCGGCAAGGCGGGCAAGGTGGCGACCATCATGTACGCCATGGGGACCACCCAGCACACCCACGGCACCCAGAACGTTCGCTCCTACGCCATGCTGCAGCTGCTGCTCGGCAACGTCGGCCTCGCCGGCGGCGGGATCAACGCCCTGCGCGGCGAATCGAACGTCCAGGGATCGACCGATTACGCGATCCTCTACCACATTCTCCCCTGCTACCTCAAGGTTCCGACCTACGACAACGCTTCCCTTTCGGCCTACAACGAGAAGTGGACCCCTAAGACCAACGACAAGCAGAGCGCCAACTGGTGGAGCAACACACCCAAGTACATGGCCAGCCTGCTCAAGGCGTACTGGGGCGACGCGGCGACCGCCAAGAACGATTTCTGCTACGACTACCTTCCGAAGCGCAGCGGCAACTACTCCTACATCAAATTGATGGAACGTCTCCAGGACGGCGGATTCGAAGGGATGGTCTTCATGGGGACCAACCCGATCGTCGGCGGCCCCGATGCCGGCGCCATCGCCAAGGGGATGGACAACCTCAAGTGGCTGGTCGCAGCCGACCTGTGGGAGACCGAAAGCTCTGTGTTCTGGAAGCGCCCCGGCGTGGACCCGAAGACGATCGACACTGAGGTCTTCCTGCTGCCGGCAGCCTCCTCGGTGGAGAAGGAGGGTTCGATTTCCAACTCCGGCCGCTGGGCCCAGTGGCGCTACAAGGCTGTCAACCCTCCCGGCCACGCCGAGAGCGACGCCTATATGCTCGACCAGTGGGTCAAGAAGCTGAAGGAACTGTACGAAAAAGACGGCGTCTTCCCCGGCCCGATCACCGATCTGGCCTGGGATTACGGCGACGGCCACGAGCCGGACATCGACCTGGTCGCCCGCGAGTGCAACGGCCGCTTTACCCGCGACGCCGTGGTCAAGGGCAAGTCCTTCAAGAAGGGCCAGCAGGTGCCGAGCTTCGCCTACCTGCAGGCCGACGGTTCGACCACCAGCGGCAACTGGCTCTACTGCAACTCGTACACGGAAGCAGGCAACATGATGAAGCGCCGCGGCCAGGACGACCCGACCGGCATGGGCTTCTACCACGAGTGGGCCTGGTGCTGGCCGGTCAACCGCCGCGTCCTCTACAACCGCGCCTCGGTCGATCTGAACGGCAAGCCGTGGAACCCGGAGAAGCCTGTCATCAGCTGGAACAAGCTGACCCGCAAGTGGGAGGGCGACGTCCCCGACGGCGGCTGGGCGCCGATGAGCGAGGACGGCACCAAGAATCCCTTCATCATGATCGCAGAGGGTTACGGCCGTCTGTTCGCTGCCGGTCTGGCCGACGGGCCGTTCCCCGAGCACTACGAGCCGATGGAGAGCCCGGTCGTCAACGAGATGTCGTCCCAGCAGAGCAACCCCGCGGTGGCGACCCCCGGCAAGATCGACAACAGCGGCAAGTACCCCTACATCGGCACCACCTACCGGGTCTCCGAGCACTGGCAGGCGGGCGCCATGACACGCAACCTGCCCTGGCTGGTGGAGCTGGTCCCCGACATGTTCATCGAGATCAGCGAGCAGCTCGCCAAGTGGAAAGGCCTGAAGAACGGCGACATGGTCACCATCAGCTCCGAGCGCGGCTCCATCGAGGCGCGGACCCTGGTCACGGCCCGCATCAAGCCGCTGCGTGTCTCCGGCAAGATGGTCGAGCAGGTCGGCCTGCCCTGGCACTTCGGCTTCAACGGACTGGCCACTGGCGGCAGCGCCAACATGCTGACCACGGCCACCGGCGACGCCAACACCACCATCCCTGAATATAAAGCGTTCCTCTGCAATATCGAGAAAGGAGGGATCACGTCATGA
- a CDS encoding 4Fe-4S dicluster domain-containing protein, giving the protein MSKRNNAFLIDMTKCTGCRGCQVACKQWNQLEAEKTEFFSGEGYQNPPAMSEYTYTRIKFRDYEKNGQNEFAFYKEMCMHCNDPACASVCPVGAFQKTDEGPVVYKADRCIGCRFCMIACPFGIPKYEWSKGLPLVKKCTGCYSRVKEGLQPACATTCPTAITYGPREEMIKEAERRLRQHPDKYIRKVYGKEEAGGTTVIYLTNLPFDELGFKPVTLRPLPGYTWQALRFVPAAFLTVGGGLSAISWFTHRKDRLKKEREEMAAEAGEPKEEK; this is encoded by the coding sequence ATGAGCAAACGGAACAACGCCTTCCTGATCGATATGACCAAGTGCACCGGCTGCCGCGGCTGTCAGGTGGCCTGCAAACAGTGGAACCAGCTGGAGGCGGAGAAGACCGAGTTCTTCAGCGGCGAAGGCTACCAGAACCCGCCGGCGATGTCGGAATACACCTACACCCGGATCAAGTTCCGCGACTACGAGAAGAACGGCCAGAACGAGTTCGCCTTCTACAAAGAGATGTGCATGCACTGCAACGACCCGGCCTGCGCCTCGGTCTGCCCGGTGGGCGCCTTCCAGAAGACGGACGAGGGCCCGGTGGTTTACAAGGCCGACCGCTGCATCGGCTGCCGCTTCTGCATGATCGCCTGCCCCTTCGGCATCCCCAAGTACGAATGGAGCAAGGGGCTGCCGCTGGTGAAGAAGTGCACCGGCTGCTACAGCCGGGTCAAGGAGGGGTTGCAGCCGGCCTGCGCCACCACCTGCCCGACCGCGATCACTTACGGCCCCCGCGAGGAGATGATCAAGGAGGCCGAGCGGCGCCTGCGGCAGCACCCGGACAAGTACATCCGCAAGGTCTACGGCAAGGAGGAAGCGGGGGGGACGACCGTCATCTACCTGACCAATCTCCCCTTCGACGAGCTCGGCTTCAAGCCGGTCACCCTGCGCCCGCTGCCCGGCTACACCTGGCAGGCGCTGCGTTTCGTCCCGGCGGCGTTCCTTACGGTCGGCGGCGGACTGTCGGCCATTTCCTGGTTCACCCATCGCAAGGACCGCCTGAAGAAAGAACGCGAAGAGATGGCGGCCGAGGCCGGCGAGCCGAAGGAGGAGAAGTAA
- the nrfD gene encoding NrfD/PsrC family molybdoenzyme membrane anchor subunit yields MTAARRVVNEIKGYHRFVKFLILLVVVAALASLARFAFGLGATTNMNDTYPWGLWISFDVVTAVPLAAGAFTLGAIVHCFGIKKLEPLVRPAIVTGFLGYSLVCVGLVLDLGQPHKGWHVLRYWNLHSPMFEVAMCVMAYTTVLFLEFLSPVAEKLGWHVPLRVLRWLEMPLVILAAAISTLHQSSLGTFFLIAVDKLHSLWYNPLLPLLFWVSAISTGMCIIIIEATACHKWMGQPNEGVLLRTLAKILPWPLGLYLALRAYSLLALSEGPFFDQPVLTLLFILELGVGFVLPFVMFTQKSVRNDDRRRTIAASLVIFGLVLNRFNVSMFGMMDPNQIYYPSLIESLVTIGIIAAHILFFVLIAKYFPIFEHHPETVDYSLPDRLRKIEGKPAAEA; encoded by the coding sequence ATGACTGCCGCAAGACGTGTTGTCAATGAAATCAAGGGCTACCACCGCTTCGTCAAGTTCCTGATCCTGCTGGTCGTTGTCGCCGCGCTGGCCTCCCTGGCCCGCTTCGCCTTCGGCCTGGGCGCCACCACCAACATGAACGACACCTACCCCTGGGGGCTGTGGATATCCTTCGACGTGGTGACGGCCGTGCCCCTGGCGGCCGGCGCCTTCACCCTCGGCGCGATCGTCCACTGCTTCGGCATAAAAAAGCTCGAACCGCTGGTCCGGCCGGCCATCGTCACCGGCTTCCTCGGCTACTCGCTGGTCTGCGTCGGCCTGGTCCTCGACCTCGGCCAGCCCCACAAGGGGTGGCACGTGCTGCGCTACTGGAACCTGCACTCGCCGATGTTCGAGGTCGCCATGTGCGTCATGGCCTACACCACCGTGCTCTTCCTCGAGTTCCTCTCGCCGGTGGCGGAAAAGTTGGGCTGGCACGTCCCCCTGCGGGTCCTGCGCTGGCTCGAGATGCCCCTGGTGATCCTGGCCGCGGCCATCTCCACCCTGCACCAGTCGTCGCTCGGCACCTTCTTCCTGATCGCCGTCGACAAGCTCCACTCCCTCTGGTACAACCCGCTGCTGCCGCTCCTTTTCTGGGTCAGCGCCATCAGCACCGGCATGTGCATCATCATCATCGAGGCGACCGCCTGCCACAAGTGGATGGGGCAGCCCAACGAGGGGGTCCTGCTGCGCACCCTGGCCAAGATCCTCCCCTGGCCCCTCGGCCTCTACCTCGCCCTGCGGGCCTACAGCCTGCTCGCCCTCTCCGAGGGGCCCTTCTTCGACCAGCCGGTGCTGACCCTTCTCTTCATCCTGGAGCTGGGCGTCGGCTTCGTCCTGCCCTTCGTCATGTTCACCCAGAAGTCGGTGCGCAACGACGACCGGCGCCGGACCATCGCCGCCTCCCTGGTGATCTTCGGCCTGGTGCTCAACCGCTTCAACGTGTCGATGTTCGGGATGATGGACCCCAACCAGATCTACTACCCCTCCCTGATCGAGTCGCTGGTCACGATCGGCATCATCGCGGCGCACATCCTCTTCTTCGTGCTGATCGCCAAGTACTTCCCGATCTTCGAGCACCACCCGGAGACCGTCGACTACTCCCTGCCGGACCGCCTGCGCAAGATCGAGGGCAAGCCGGCCGCCGAAGCCTGA
- the fdhD gene encoding formate dehydrogenase accessory sulfurtransferase FdhD, with amino-acid sequence MMKSTYRYEKGRLVPRSCGVVEEFPVRLKINGKPLATLVASPHRLNFLIAGFLRLQGFVDSLDDVLTLGVCADFGYADVRLKTEVPENLAPTLTSGCGTGISFNLDLEKVAPCRDAGSFSADEVFALMRELGERTERYRSHGGIHSAAVGDRDGLLLYAEDIGRHNTLDRIAGEALFKGIDLRGRMLVTSGRVSTEMVAKAARLGVALIASRTSPTDRAIELAEQAGICLLGYVRGQNLNIYSHPERLALPAPQHKIAGVTGVILAGGESSRMGSDKSLLPIYGARFIDHVYRTLDALFEEVIIVTNSPDLYSGIDCRKVPDIYYAQGSLAGIHSGLCHARSDKVFVAACDMPFLNPEVVRSLCERAGHDDVVIPVHGEGAEPLHALYSKACIAPMKEALDLGKKRIISFFPQVTVDEVDTAQWRALDPEGLSLQNINTPEEYYRLRDTLIPTAPRQVCSQEG; translated from the coding sequence ATGATGAAGTCCACCTATCGATACGAAAAGGGGAGACTGGTGCCGCGCTCCTGCGGCGTGGTCGAGGAGTTCCCCGTACGGCTGAAGATCAACGGAAAGCCGCTGGCGACCCTGGTCGCCTCGCCCCACCGCCTCAACTTCCTGATCGCAGGTTTCCTGCGCCTGCAGGGGTTCGTCGACTCCCTCGACGACGTCCTCACCCTGGGGGTGTGCGCCGACTTCGGCTACGCCGATGTCCGGCTGAAGACGGAGGTGCCGGAGAACCTGGCGCCGACGTTGACCTCGGGCTGCGGCACCGGCATCAGCTTCAATCTCGATCTGGAGAAAGTCGCGCCCTGCCGGGACGCCGGCAGCTTCAGCGCCGACGAGGTCTTCGCCCTGATGCGCGAACTGGGGGAGCGGACCGAGCGCTACCGCAGCCACGGCGGCATCCACTCGGCGGCCGTCGGCGATCGTGACGGCCTGCTGCTCTACGCCGAGGACATCGGCCGCCACAACACCCTCGACCGCATCGCCGGCGAGGCCCTGTTCAAGGGGATCGACCTGCGCGGCCGAATGCTGGTGACCTCGGGAAGGGTTTCGACCGAGATGGTCGCCAAGGCGGCCCGGCTCGGGGTCGCCCTGATCGCCTCGCGCACCTCGCCGACCGACCGCGCCATCGAGCTGGCCGAGCAGGCCGGCATCTGCCTGCTCGGCTACGTGCGGGGCCAGAATCTCAACATCTACTCCCACCCCGAGCGCCTCGCCCTGCCAGCACCGCAGCACAAGATCGCCGGGGTCACCGGGGTGATCCTTGCCGGCGGCGAGAGCAGCCGCATGGGTAGCGACAAATCGCTGCTGCCGATCTACGGAGCGCGTTTCATCGACCACGTCTACCGCACCCTCGACGCCCTGTTCGAGGAGGTGATCATTGTCACCAACAGTCCTGACCTCTACTCCGGGATCGACTGCCGCAAGGTGCCCGACATCTACTACGCTCAGGGCTCGCTGGCCGGCATACACTCGGGGCTCTGCCACGCGCGCAGCGACAAGGTTTTCGTCGCCGCCTGCGACATGCCCTTTCTCAACCCCGAGGTGGTCCGTTCCCTGTGCGAGCGGGCCGGCCATGACGACGTGGTCATCCCGGTGCACGGAGAGGGCGCAGAGCCGCTGCACGCCCTCTACAGCAAGGCCTGCATCGCGCCGATGAAAGAGGCGCTCGACCTCGGGAAGAAGCGGATCATAAGCTTCTTCCCGCAGGTAACGGTCGACGAAGTCGATACCGCGCAGTGGCGGGCCCTCGATCCGGAGGGGCTGTCGCTGCAAAACATCAACACCCCGGAGGAGTACTACCGCCTGCGCGACACGCTGATCCCGACCGCGCCACGGCAGGTCTGCAGCCAGGAGGGCTGA
- a CDS encoding substrate-binding domain-containing protein — translation MRPYRLLLTTLALLLLAQPALATEHLRLATTTSTDNSGLLSALLPPFEQANDCKVDVIAVGTGKALKLGMAGDVDVILVHARAREDKFVAEGFGIDRRDVMFNDFVILGPKNDPAGIKGLKDAAKALEKIAAAEATFVSRGDDSGTHTKERGLWKGARIEPAGDWYLEAGRGMGNVITMADERQGYTLSDRGTYIAMSGKVDLEVVVEGDKVLFNPYGVIPVDPQKHPHVKHALAQKFAEYLTSEQGQKLIAGFRRHDQQLFFTY, via the coding sequence ATGCGACCGTACCGCCTGCTGCTCACCACCCTTGCCCTGCTGTTGCTCGCCCAACCGGCCTTGGCCACCGAGCACCTGCGCCTCGCCACCACCACCTCCACCGACAACTCCGGGCTGCTGAGCGCCCTGCTCCCCCCCTTCGAGCAGGCCAACGACTGCAAGGTCGACGTGATCGCCGTCGGCACCGGCAAGGCGCTCAAGCTTGGAATGGCCGGCGATGTCGACGTGATCCTGGTCCACGCCCGCGCCCGCGAGGACAAGTTCGTCGCCGAGGGCTTCGGTATCGACCGCCGCGACGTGATGTTCAACGACTTCGTGATTCTCGGACCGAAAAACGACCCGGCCGGCATCAAGGGGCTCAAGGATGCCGCCAAGGCGCTGGAGAAGATCGCAGCAGCCGAGGCGACCTTCGTCTCGCGCGGCGACGACTCGGGCACCCACACCAAGGAGCGGGGTCTCTGGAAAGGCGCACGTATCGAACCCGCGGGAGACTGGTACCTCGAGGCGGGACGCGGCATGGGGAATGTGATCACCATGGCCGACGAGCGCCAGGGGTACACCCTCTCGGACCGCGGCACCTACATCGCCATGAGCGGCAAGGTCGATCTGGAGGTGGTCGTCGAAGGGGACAAGGTGCTCTTCAACCCCTACGGGGTGATCCCGGTCGATCCCCAAAAGCACCCGCACGTCAAGCATGCCCTGGCGCAGAAATTTGCGGAATACCTGACCTCGGAGCAGGGGCAAAAGCTGATCGCAGGTTTTCGCAGACACGACCAGCAGCTCTTCTTCACCTATTGA